One genomic window of Mycobacteriales bacterium includes the following:
- a CDS encoding ANTAR domain-containing protein yields the protein MAGYESTSTHEGDLRAFLADARDRDADARDRDADARDRDADARDRVADARDLAATARDRVADERVRAAEAELAGLGVAMGTRAIIEQAKGMIMITLKVDEAAAFDVLVRRSQTSHLKLVDVAREVVRVGSSKR from the coding sequence ATGGCGGGGTACGAATCCACCAGCACTCATGAGGGCGATCTTCGAGCGTTCCTCGCCGACGCGCGTGACCGTGACGCCGACGCGCGTGACCGCGACGCTGACGCGCGTGACCGCGACGCCGACGCGCGTGACCGTGTCGCCGACGCGCGTGACCTGGCGGCGACTGCCCGCGACCGCGTGGCCGACGAACGGGTCCGCGCCGCCGAGGCCGAGCTCGCCGGCTTGGGAGTCGCGATGGGCACCCGGGCGATCATCGAGCAGGCCAAGGGGATGATCATGATCACGCTGAAGGTGGACGAAGCCGCCGCGTTCGACGTCCTGGTACGACGCTCGCAGACGAGCCACCTGAAACTGGTGGACGTGGCGCGGGAGGTCGTCCGAGTCGGCTCCTCGAAGCG
- a CDS encoding STAS domain-containing protein: MTVRYSIPCPRSPQWDHASITWDAPTAVLSLAGEIDLLVRPALDAQIDRILGCPAPAISVDLVGVTFLDSAGSTPLRRLCNAAPAHGAEVWLRNASRFVAQTLRIVGLGAHLRCEEPLPPA, encoded by the coding sequence ATGACCGTTCGATATTCCATTCCGTGCCCGCGCAGTCCCCAGTGGGACCACGCGAGCATCACCTGGGACGCGCCAACCGCCGTCCTGAGCCTCGCGGGCGAGATCGATCTGCTCGTCCGACCAGCGCTGGATGCCCAGATCGATCGCATCCTCGGCTGTCCGGCGCCGGCGATCTCGGTCGACCTGGTCGGGGTGACCTTCCTCGACTCGGCCGGCAGCACCCCGCTGCGCCGGCTGTGCAACGCCGCACCGGCTCACGGCGCGGAGGTCTGGCTGCGAAACGCCAGCCGTTTCGTCGCCCAGACGCTGCGCATCGTCGGCCTCGGTGCTCACCTGCGGTGCGAGGAACCGCTCCCGCCGGCGTAG